The Proteus vulgaris genome has a segment encoding these proteins:
- the infC gene encoding translation initiation factor IF-3, translated as MDGEQIGVVSLKEALEKAEEAGADLVEISPNAEPPVCRIMDYGKFLYEKSKTLKEQKKKQKVIQVKEVKFRPGTDEGDYQVKLRNLIRFLEDGDKAKVTLRFRGREMAHQQIGMEMLNRIREDLDELAAV; from the coding sequence TTGGATGGCGAACAGATTGGAGTTGTTAGTCTGAAAGAGGCTCTTGAGAAAGCCGAGGAAGCAGGTGCTGATTTAGTTGAAATTAGTCCTAATGCCGAGCCGCCAGTTTGTCGTATTATGGACTACGGCAAATTCCTCTATGAGAAAAGTAAGACTCTCAAAGAACAGAAAAAGAAACAAAAAGTTATTCAGGTCAAGGAAGTTAAATTCCGTCCTGGTACAGATGAAGGCGACTATCAGGTCAAACTACGCAACCTGATTCGTTTTCTTGAAGATGGCGATAAAGCTAAAGTCACGCTACGTTTCCGTGGTCGTGAAATGGCACACCAACAAATCGGTATGGAAATGCTTAACCGTATCCGTGAAGATTTGGATGAACTGGCAGCTGTTTGA
- the marC_2 gene encoding multiple drug resistance protein MarC, translated as MYSVYQFFQAIGLGLILLLPLTNPLTTVALWLGLSGNMTKEQRNQQSLMACIYIFFIMTIAFYAGRVIMTTFGISIPGLRIAGGMIVAFIGFSMLFPNTPNVDDPISDDNNPHKNQTESNIAFVPLAMPSTAGPGTIAMIISTAASIPSRTDIAQWVLYIAPVTTFFLISVIVWLSLRGSTRIMKYLGHSGIDAISRVMGFLLICMGVQFMINGVLEIIADLPALLKQAQAIANLAD; from the coding sequence ATGTATTCTGTTTACCAATTTTTTCAAGCAATCGGTCTTGGTCTTATTTTACTTTTACCTTTAACCAACCCATTAACTACCGTTGCGCTTTGGCTTGGTCTTTCTGGAAATATGACAAAAGAACAGCGTAACCAACAATCGTTAATGGCTTGTATATATATTTTCTTTATTATGACCATCGCATTTTATGCGGGACGCGTCATAATGACAACCTTTGGTATTTCGATCCCCGGTCTTCGTATTGCCGGCGGAATGATAGTTGCCTTTATTGGCTTTAGTATGTTGTTTCCTAATACCCCAAATGTAGACGATCCGATTTCTGACGATAACAATCCACATAAAAATCAAACAGAGTCTAATATTGCTTTCGTCCCTTTAGCTATGCCAAGTACTGCTGGCCCAGGAACTATCGCAATGATCATCAGTACCGCGGCTTCAATTCCATCGCGTACAGATATTGCACAGTGGGTATTGTATATTGCCCCTGTTACAACGTTTTTTTTAATTAGCGTGATTGTTTGGCTATCTTTACGCGGTTCAACTCGTATTATGAAATATTTAGGACACAGCGGTATTGATGCTATTTCTCGCGTAATGGGATTTTTATTAATCTGTATGGGTGTCCAATTTATGATTAACGGTGTTCTTGAAATTATTGCTGACTTGCCTGCTTTATTAAAACAGGCTCAAGCCATCGCTAATTTAGCCGATTAA
- the emtA gene encoding membrane-bound lytic murein transglycosylase, with product MKSKIIFSLGMLLLAGCADNTHQTAQRESPRFLNQKTTDNRVNNASISTAQWKATPFDSHIQQASSRYNVDETLIKAIIQVESNFRPEVISKSNAVGLMQIKASTAGRDVYQNRGKAGQPTTAQLKDPATNIDLGTAYIRLLRERHLAGIIDPETLYYATILAYVNGAGALLRTFDKDRNNAIAKINSMSADDFYRYVEKNHPASQAPRYLAKVKAAYHGVDY from the coding sequence GTGAAATCAAAAATTATCTTCTCTCTAGGAATGCTGCTTCTTGCTGGTTGTGCTGATAATACCCATCAAACTGCGCAAAGAGAAAGCCCGCGCTTTTTAAACCAAAAAACAACAGATAATCGTGTTAATAATGCTTCAATTTCAACGGCGCAATGGAAAGCAACCCCTTTTGATAGCCATATACAGCAAGCTTCAAGTCGTTATAATGTTGATGAAACATTGATTAAAGCGATTATCCAAGTTGAATCTAACTTTAGGCCTGAGGTTATTAGTAAATCAAATGCCGTTGGCTTAATGCAAATTAAAGCATCAACAGCAGGAAGAGATGTGTATCAAAACAGAGGAAAGGCAGGTCAGCCAACAACAGCACAATTAAAGGATCCTGCAACAAATATTGATTTAGGGACAGCATATATTCGGCTACTAAGAGAGCGTCATCTTGCCGGGATTATCGATCCCGAAACGCTTTATTATGCCACTATCCTTGCTTATGTAAATGGTGCTGGCGCTTTATTAAGAACATTTGATAAAGACAGAAACAATGCGATAGCTAAAATTAATTCGATGAGTGCGGATGATTTTTATCGTTATGTTGAAAAAAATCACCCTGCATCACAAGCACCACGTTATTTAGCTAAAGTAAAAGCGGCTTATCATGGTGTCGATTATTAA
- the ydaF gene encoding acetyltransferase, with product MKKITEWVTLEGKLVRLDPLSMDHYSDLLELIKKDKPNELWYTTVPSPSALQQDIDHKIQLQKKGLMLPFTIISKITGRVVGVTTFMNIDNQTPRLEIGSTWYAKEVQRTGTNTEAKYLLLRYALEDLQCIAVEFRTHRLNQISRKAIERLGAKLDGILRNHRLTTNGQKRDTCVYSITDYDWPSVKTHLEWLMKKYS from the coding sequence ATGAAAAAAATCACTGAATGGGTCACTCTTGAAGGAAAGTTAGTCCGCTTAGATCCTTTAAGCATGGATCACTACTCAGATTTACTTGAGCTTATTAAAAAAGATAAACCTAATGAGCTTTGGTATACCACAGTACCATCGCCTAGTGCATTACAGCAAGATATTGACCATAAAATTCAACTACAAAAAAAAGGATTAATGTTACCTTTTACAATTATTTCGAAAATAACTGGCCGAGTTGTTGGTGTAACAACCTTTATGAATATTGATAATCAAACACCACGATTAGAAATCGGTTCAACATGGTACGCAAAAGAAGTTCAAAGAACAGGGACTAATACAGAGGCAAAATATTTACTTCTTAGATATGCACTCGAAGATTTACAGTGTATTGCTGTTGAATTTCGTACACACAGATTAAATCAAATAAGTCGAAAAGCAATTGAACGTCTCGGAGCTAAACTTGATGGTATTTTACGCAATCATCGTTTAACCACCAATGGGCAAAAAAGAGATACCTGTGTGTATAGCATAACAGACTATGACTGGCCTTCAGTAAAGACACACTTAGAGTGGTTAATGAAAAAATACTCGTAA
- a CDS encoding Predicted membrane protein, which translates to MFYLKPRSRKLIYAITFETFAILLSSVLLAFLSQSQSHSSLPVAITVSVIALIWNYIFNSFF; encoded by the coding sequence GTGTTTTATCTGAAGCCCCGTTCTCGTAAATTAATTTATGCCATTACCTTTGAAACTTTCGCTATTTTATTAAGTAGTGTTTTACTTGCCTTTTTAAGTCAAAGTCAATCACATAGCTCACTGCCCGTTGCGATTACAGTTTCTGTTATCGCACTCATTTGGAATTATATTTTTAATTCTTTTTTTTGA
- the thrS_1 gene encoding threonyl-tRNA synthetase, with product MMYILLSDLKKIVVKLSTRPEKRIGEDALWDVAEADLAKALSDNNIEFEYQPGEGAFYGPKIEFTLYDCLDRAWQCGTVQLDFSLPGRLGASYVAENNERKVPVMLHRAVLGSLERFIGILTEEYAGFFPTWLAPQQVVVMNITDGQADYVQKLVKELQDAGIRAKADLRNEKIGFKIREHTLRRVPYMLVCGDKEVESGKVAVRTRRGKDLGSIDVNEFKEKLLQEIRSRSLHQLEE from the coding sequence ATGATGTATATTCTACTTTCGGATTTGAAAAAAATCGTTGTTAAGCTGTCTACTCGCCCAGAAAAACGTATCGGTGAAGATGCGTTATGGGATGTTGCTGAAGCAGACTTAGCAAAAGCCTTGTCTGATAACAATATTGAATTTGAATATCAGCCAGGTGAAGGGGCGTTTTATGGCCCTAAAATTGAATTTACACTTTACGATTGCTTAGATCGTGCATGGCAGTGTGGTACAGTACAATTAGACTTCTCACTACCAGGTCGTTTAGGCGCTTCTTATGTCGCTGAAAACAACGAGCGTAAAGTACCTGTTATGCTTCACCGAGCAGTGCTAGGATCCTTAGAACGTTTTATTGGTATTCTGACCGAAGAATACGCAGGATTCTTCCCAACTTGGTTGGCACCACAGCAGGTTGTCGTGATGAATATCACGGATGGACAGGCTGATTATGTACAAAAACTCGTCAAAGAATTGCAAGATGCCGGAATTCGTGCAAAAGCAGACTTGAGAAATGAGAAGATTGGCTTTAAAATTCGTGAACATACTCTACGTCGTGTTCCGTACATGCTTGTCTGTGGTGATAAAGAAGTTGAATCAGGCAAAGTTGCGGTTCGTACTCGTCGAGGAAAAGACCTTGGCAGTATTGACGTTAACGAATTTAAAGAAAAGCTTCTGCAAGAAATTAGAAGCAGAAGTCTTCATCAGTTGGAGGAATAA
- the sitA gene encoding iron ABC transporter, periplasmic substrate-binding protein produces MDIFRSVNKFSLTALCLMATVFLTTPSQAKDKLKVVTTFTIIQDIAQNVAGDAAIVESITKPGAEIHDYQPTPKDIVKAQKADLILWNGLNLERWFERFFNELRNVPAVVVTEGITPMAISEGAYKNNPNPHAWMSPNNALIYIENIRKALVEHDPDNAAIYNQNAANYAEKIKQLDAPLRERLSRIPQKDRWLVTSEGAFSYLTNDYGFKEVYLWPINAEEQGTPQQVKYVIDTVRKHNIPVVFSESTISDKPAKQVSKETGAKYGGVLYVDSLSAEDGEVPTYIDLITITVDTIAKGFGQ; encoded by the coding sequence ATGGATATATTTCGCTCTGTAAACAAATTTTCACTCACGGCTTTATGTCTTATGGCAACCGTGTTTTTAACCACACCTTCACAAGCAAAAGATAAACTTAAAGTTGTCACTACTTTTACTATTATTCAAGATATCGCACAAAATGTCGCCGGAGATGCCGCAATTGTTGAATCCATTACAAAACCCGGTGCTGAAATTCATGATTATCAACCTACCCCAAAAGATATAGTAAAAGCCCAAAAAGCTGATTTAATCTTATGGAATGGTTTAAACCTTGAACGCTGGTTCGAGCGTTTTTTTAATGAGTTACGTAATGTTCCTGCGGTTGTAGTAACTGAAGGCATCACGCCGATGGCAATCAGTGAAGGTGCTTACAAAAACAATCCAAACCCACACGCCTGGATGTCACCGAATAACGCATTAATTTATATTGAAAATATTCGCAAAGCACTTGTTGAACACGATCCTGATAATGCGGCAATTTATAATCAAAATGCAGCAAATTACGCAGAAAAAATTAAACAACTTGATGCACCATTAAGAGAAAGATTATCTCGTATACCACAAAAAGATCGTTGGTTAGTGACCAGTGAAGGCGCTTTCAGTTATTTAACTAATGATTATGGCTTTAAAGAAGTTTATTTATGGCCAATTAACGCAGAAGAGCAAGGCACACCACAACAAGTTAAATATGTCATTGATACAGTAAGAAAACACAATATCCCTGTTGTCTTTAGTGAGAGTACAATTTCAGATAAACCGGCTAAACAAGTTAGTAAAGAAACTGGCGCAAAATACGGTGGTGTTCTTTATGTTGACTCACTTTCCGCTGAAGACGGTGAGGTTCCTACTTATATTGATTTAATTACTATCACTGTGGATACAATTGCGAAAGGATTTGGTCAATGA
- the csaA gene encoding protein secretion chaperone — MADLIEWDDFLRVEMRVGTIISAEVNKKANKPAYVMDVDLGEFGIKRSSAQITVNYTPEELVGRRILCVCNFPVKRIAGVKSEVLITGAPDETGAIVLAEFNLPLPNGSRLA; from the coding sequence ATGGCTGATTTAATTGAGTGGGATGATTTTTTACGAGTAGAAATGAGAGTTGGAACTATTATTAGTGCTGAAGTAAATAAAAAAGCTAACAAACCAGCATATGTTATGGACGTTGATTTAGGTGAGTTTGGCATAAAGCGTTCTAGTGCTCAAATTACTGTAAATTATACACCAGAAGAACTTGTTGGACGTCGTATTTTATGTGTATGTAATTTTCCAGTTAAACGTATAGCAGGTGTAAAATCTGAGGTTTTAATTACCGGAGCACCTGATGAAACGGGGGCTATAGTCTTAGCCGAATTTAATTTGCCTTTACCTAATGGCTCACGTTTAGCATAA
- the pheS gene encoding phenylalanyl-tRNA synthetase alpha chain yields the protein MPHLAELVAQAKAAIEEAQDVAALDSVRVEYLGKKGHLTLQMSTLRDLPAEDRPAAGAVINQAKQEVQQALNSRKEYLESALLNERLSAEKIDVSLPGRRIENGGLHPVTRTIERIETFFGELGFSVESGPEIEDDYHNFDALNIPAHHPARADHDTFWFDAKRLLRTQTSGVQIRTMQDKQPPIRIIAPGRVYRNDYDQTHTPMFHQIEGLIVDKDISFTNLKGTLHDFLKNFFEEDMEIRFRPSYFPFTEPSAEVDVMGKNGKWLEVLGCGMVHPNVLRNVGIDPEVYSGFAFGMGMERLTMLRYGVTDLRSFFENDLRFLKQFK from the coding sequence ATGCCACATCTCGCTGAACTCGTTGCTCAAGCTAAAGCAGCTATCGAAGAGGCACAGGATGTTGCTGCGCTGGATTCGGTTCGTGTTGAATACTTGGGGAAAAAAGGTCATTTAACGCTTCAGATGTCCACGCTGCGCGACTTACCCGCGGAAGATCGTCCAGCTGCAGGGGCTGTCATTAATCAGGCTAAACAAGAAGTTCAGCAAGCACTGAACTCCCGTAAAGAATATCTAGAATCAGCATTATTAAACGAACGTTTATCTGCTGAAAAAATCGATGTTTCTTTACCTGGGCGCCGTATTGAAAATGGTGGTCTACACCCAGTAACTCGTACAATTGAACGTATTGAAACTTTCTTTGGCGAATTAGGGTTTTCTGTAGAGTCAGGCCCTGAAATTGAAGATGATTATCATAATTTTGATGCGTTGAATATTCCTGCTCATCACCCTGCAAGGGCTGATCACGATACTTTCTGGTTTGATGCGAAACGTTTACTGCGTACACAAACATCGGGTGTACAAATCCGTACTATGCAGGATAAACAGCCTCCTATTCGAATTATTGCGCCAGGCCGTGTATATCGTAATGACTACGACCAGACTCACACACCAATGTTCCATCAGATTGAAGGCTTAATTGTTGATAAAGACATCAGCTTTACTAATTTAAAAGGAACATTGCATGATTTCTTGAAAAACTTTTTTGAAGAAGATATGGAAATTCGTTTCCGACCTTCCTATTTCCCATTCACAGAACCTTCAGCGGAAGTGGATGTAATGGGTAAGAATGGTAAATGGTTAGAAGTACTGGGTTGCGGTATGGTGCATCCGAACGTATTACGTAATGTAGGTATCGATCCTGAAGTCTATTCCGGTTTTGCGTTCGGTATGGGTATGGAACGTCTAACTATGTTACGTTACGGCGTCACCGATTTACGTTCATTCTTCGAAAACGATCTTCGTTTCCTCAAACAGTTTAAATAA
- the soxS_2 gene encoding transcriptional regulator → MLLPQLHLRCYAQETASHQHDNLWQIIFGLSGSMEVNFNREDFLISSQNCLIIPPTIHHAFSGNIDNKNLILELPATSQWQLTEKGGQFTLSPATIGLLEWLHQYPQPPEQYSTITRLLLAQMEIQKNWRDNLDAWLANKLHTPLTTHDIALAFNTSASTLQRKIKAELGISVMQYVTQYRLSKAAELLKYTATNIESIALAVGYDSHSAFSQVFRQYYNKSPTEYRQR, encoded by the coding sequence TTGTTATTACCTCAACTGCATTTGCGATGTTATGCGCAAGAGACAGCATCTCATCAGCATGATAATTTATGGCAAATTATCTTTGGGCTTTCTGGTTCGATGGAAGTTAATTTCAATCGAGAAGATTTTCTGATCTCTAGTCAAAATTGCCTTATTATCCCCCCAACAATTCATCATGCTTTTTCAGGTAATATAGATAATAAAAATCTTATTTTAGAACTACCTGCAACTTCGCAATGGCAACTAACTGAGAAAGGTGGGCAATTTACTTTATCACCCGCGACCATAGGGTTATTAGAGTGGTTGCATCAATATCCTCAACCTCCTGAGCAGTATTCAACCATCACTCGACTTTTGCTGGCTCAAATGGAGATACAAAAAAATTGGCGTGATAATCTTGATGCGTGGCTAGCGAATAAATTACATACACCATTAACAACACATGATATTGCGTTGGCATTTAATACATCAGCAAGCACCTTGCAACGCAAAATAAAAGCAGAGTTAGGTATATCTGTGATGCAATATGTAACTCAGTATCGCCTTAGCAAAGCTGCTGAATTATTAAAATATACAGCAACAAATATTGAAAGTATTGCTTTAGCTGTAGGGTATGATTCGCATTCTGCATTTAGCCAAGTATTTCGACAATATTATAATAAAAGCCCTACAGAGTACCGACAACGCTGA
- the rplT gene encoding 50S ribosomal protein L20, producing MARAKRGVVARARHKKILKQAKGYYGARSRVYRVAFQAVIKAGQYAYRDRRQKKRQFRQLWIARINAAARQNGMSYSRFINGLKKASIEIDRKILADIAVFDKVAFAALVEKAKGALA from the coding sequence ATGGCTCGTGCTAAACGCGGCGTTGTTGCCCGTGCTCGTCACAAGAAGATTTTAAAGCAAGCTAAAGGTTATTACGGTGCACGTTCACGTGTCTATCGTGTAGCTTTCCAGGCTGTTATCAAAGCTGGTCAATATGCGTACCGTGACCGTCGTCAGAAAAAACGTCAGTTCCGTCAGCTGTGGATTGCGCGTATCAACGCAGCAGCTCGTCAGAACGGCATGTCTTATAGCCGTTTCATCAATGGTCTGAAAAAAGCATCCATTGAAATCGACCGTAAGATCCTGGCTGATATCGCTGTATTCGACAAAGTAGCTTTTGCTGCTTTAGTTGAAAAAGCGAAAGGTGCTCTGGCTTAA
- the thrS_2 gene encoding threonyl-tRNA synthetase: MPIITLPDGSQRQFENAVSVMDVAADIGPGLAKACIAGRINGELVDACELIEHDSNLAIITAKDDEGLDIIRHSCAHLLGHAIKQLWPQTKMAIGPVIENGFYYDVDLDHSLTQEDLETLEKRMLELAKTDYDVIKKRVSWAEARETFVSRGEDYKVAILDENISQDSQPGLYHHQEYVDMCRGPHVPNMRFCHNFKLQKIAGAYWRGNSDNKMLQRIYGTAWADKKQLKAYLNRLEEAAKRDHRKIGKQLDLYHMQEEAPGMAFWHNDGWTIFRELETFVRCKLKEYDYQEVKGPFMMDRVLWEKTGHWENYKENMFTTSSENREYCIKPMNCPGHVQIFKQGLRSYRDLPLRMAEFGSCHRNEPSGALHGLMRVRGFTQDDAHIFCTEEQILSEVNDCIKLIYDVYSTFGFEKNRC; encoded by the coding sequence ATGCCAATTATTACTCTTCCTGATGGAAGCCAACGTCAATTTGAAAATGCAGTTTCTGTCATGGATGTTGCTGCAGATATCGGCCCTGGACTTGCGAAAGCATGTATTGCAGGCCGTATAAATGGTGAACTGGTAGATGCTTGTGAATTGATCGAACATGATTCAAATCTGGCGATTATTACCGCAAAAGATGATGAAGGTCTTGACATTATTCGTCACTCTTGTGCTCACTTATTAGGGCATGCCATTAAACAATTATGGCCACAAACCAAAATGGCGATTGGTCCTGTTATCGAAAATGGTTTTTACTATGATGTCGATTTAGACCATTCTCTCACGCAGGAAGATTTAGAAACTCTAGAAAAACGTATGCTAGAGTTGGCGAAAACAGATTACGATGTTATTAAAAAACGCGTAAGCTGGGCTGAAGCTCGTGAAACATTTGTTTCCCGTGGTGAAGATTATAAAGTTGCTATTCTTGATGAAAATATCAGTCAAGATTCACAACCTGGTCTTTATCATCATCAAGAATATGTTGATATGTGTCGTGGGCCACATGTTCCAAACATGCGTTTCTGTCATAACTTTAAGTTACAGAAAATTGCAGGTGCATATTGGCGCGGTAACAGCGATAATAAAATGCTACAACGCATTTATGGTACAGCTTGGGCTGATAAAAAACAGCTAAAAGCTTACTTAAATCGCTTAGAAGAAGCCGCAAAACGTGACCATCGCAAAATTGGTAAACAGCTTGATTTATATCATATGCAAGAAGAAGCGCCAGGTATGGCTTTCTGGCATAATGATGGTTGGACTATTTTTCGTGAGTTAGAAACATTTGTACGTTGTAAATTAAAAGAATATGATTACCAAGAAGTAAAAGGTCCATTTATGATGGATCGTGTTCTTTGGGAGAAAACAGGTCACTGGGAAAACTACAAAGAAAACATGTTCACAACATCTTCAGAAAACCGTGAATATTGTATTAAACCAATGAACTGTCCAGGGCACGTACAAATATTTAAACAAGGCTTACGTTCTTACCGTGATTTGCCATTACGTATGGCTGAATTCGGTAGTTGCCATCGTAATGAACCATCTGGCGCATTACATGGTTTAATGCGTGTTCGTGGCTTTACACAAGATGATGCGCATATCTTCTGTACAGAAGAACAAATTTTAAGTGAAGTAAATGACTGCATCAAATTGATTTATGATGTATATTCTACTTTCGGATTTGAAAAAAATCGTTGTTAA
- the pheT gene encoding phenylalanyl-tRNA synthetase subunit beta, giving the protein MKFSELWLREWVNPAISSEELSEQLTMAGLEVDGVEAVAGDFHGVFVGEVVECGQHPNADKLRVTKVNVGGDRLLDIVCGAPNCRLGLKVAVATVGAVLPGDFKIKAAKLRGEPSEGMLCSFSELAISENHEGIIELPADAPIGMDIREYLKLNDNAIEISITPNRADCLGILGVARDIAVINKMECQVPDMSPIAATSSATFPVRVEAPEACPRYLGRVFTNMNVKAKTPLWMQEKLRRGGIRSIDPIVDITNFILLEMGQPLHAFDLDRVEGAVVVRMGKDGEKLTLLDGNEITLKDDVLVIADEKHALGMAGIFGGESSGVNEETKNVFLECAFFSPLSITGRARRYGLHTDASHRFERGVDSELQYKAMERATKLLLEICGGEVGEVIDVTNKAHLPNIAPVKLTRKKLDRLLGHVIDDAQVLDSLTRLGFTVTVENDGWLTSVPSWRFDVQIEEDLIEEVARIYGYNNIPDVPLRADLVMTNHREANLSLKRVKTMLVDNGFQEAITYSFVDPKIQALLHPDEEALILPNPISADMSAMRLSLLTGLLTTTVYNQNRQQSRVRLFEAGLRFVPDNQAEYGIRQELMLAGVIAGNRYEEHWTLEKQTVDFFDLKGNIESILELTGQLDEITFKAANHSALHPGQSAGIYLRNEYIGCIGVVHPELERKLDLNGRTVVFEIRWNAIANRSLPQAKAVSRYPSNRRDIAVVVPNDVAAEDVLAECKKVGGNQIVGINLFDVYCGKGVAEGYKSLAISIILQDIEHTLEEDEIAATVSSCVAALKQRFQASLRD; this is encoded by the coding sequence ATGAAATTCAGTGAACTTTGGTTACGTGAGTGGGTAAACCCAGCGATTAGTAGCGAAGAACTTTCAGAACAGTTGACAATGGCTGGTCTTGAAGTTGATGGTGTTGAAGCCGTTGCCGGTGATTTTCACGGTGTATTTGTTGGTGAAGTTGTTGAATGTGGACAACATCCAAACGCTGACAAATTACGTGTGACAAAAGTCAACGTAGGTGGTGATAGATTATTAGATATCGTTTGTGGCGCACCTAACTGTCGCTTAGGTTTAAAAGTTGCCGTAGCGACTGTAGGTGCTGTATTACCTGGCGATTTTAAAATCAAAGCAGCTAAACTGCGTGGTGAACCATCAGAAGGTATGCTGTGTTCATTTTCTGAATTAGCTATTTCAGAAAATCATGAAGGTATTATTGAATTGCCTGCCGATGCCCCTATTGGCATGGATATTCGTGAATACTTAAAATTAAATGATAATGCGATTGAAATTAGTATTACACCAAACCGTGCTGATTGTTTAGGTATTTTAGGTGTTGCTCGTGATATCGCTGTTATCAATAAAATGGAGTGCCAAGTACCTGATATGTCGCCGATTGCGGCAACTTCTTCAGCGACATTCCCTGTTCGTGTTGAAGCACCAGAAGCGTGTCCTCGATATTTAGGTCGTGTTTTCACTAATATGAATGTGAAGGCAAAAACACCTTTATGGATGCAAGAAAAATTGCGCCGTGGTGGCATTCGTTCTATTGACCCAATTGTTGATATTACAAATTTTATCTTACTTGAAATGGGACAACCGTTACATGCGTTCGATCTTGATCGCGTTGAGGGTGCTGTCGTTGTTCGTATGGGTAAAGATGGTGAAAAACTAACTTTACTTGATGGCAATGAAATTACATTAAAAGATGATGTTTTAGTTATTGCTGATGAGAAACACGCATTAGGTATGGCGGGTATTTTTGGTGGCGAATCATCAGGTGTTAACGAAGAAACCAAGAATGTATTTTTAGAGTGTGCATTCTTCTCTCCATTATCCATCACAGGCCGTGCACGCCGTTATGGTTTACATACGGATGCTTCTCATCGTTTTGAACGTGGTGTTGATTCTGAGCTTCAATACAAGGCAATGGAACGTGCAACTAAGCTACTGTTAGAAATTTGCGGTGGTGAAGTGGGTGAAGTGATTGATGTAACCAATAAAGCACATTTGCCAAATATTGCACCGGTTAAATTAACACGTAAAAAATTAGACCGTTTATTAGGCCACGTGATTGATGACGCACAAGTTCTTGATTCATTAACTCGCTTAGGTTTCACCGTTACTGTTGAAAATGATGGTTGGTTAACAAGCGTTCCTTCATGGCGTTTCGATGTTCAAATCGAAGAAGACCTTATTGAAGAAGTCGCACGTATTTATGGTTACAATAATATTCCTGATGTGCCATTACGTGCTGATTTAGTGATGACGAATCATCGTGAAGCTAACTTGTCATTAAAACGTGTGAAAACAATGCTAGTAGACAACGGTTTCCAAGAGGCCATTACTTATAGCTTTGTTGATCCGAAAATCCAGGCTTTATTACACCCAGATGAAGAAGCATTAATTCTACCTAATCCAATTTCAGCTGATATGTCAGCAATGAGACTGTCTCTACTGACGGGATTATTGACCACTACTGTATACAATCAAAACCGTCAACAATCTAGAGTTAGGTTATTTGAAGCAGGTCTGCGTTTTGTTCCTGATAATCAAGCAGAATACGGAATACGTCAGGAACTTATGTTGGCTGGTGTGATCGCGGGCAACCGTTATGAAGAACATTGGACTTTAGAGAAGCAAACTGTTGATTTCTTTGATTTGAAAGGTAATATTGAATCAATTCTGGAATTGACAGGCCAGCTAGATGAAATTACATTTAAAGCAGCTAATCATTCAGCACTTCATCCGGGACAAAGTGCTGGGATTTATCTGAGAAATGAATACATTGGCTGTATTGGCGTTGTTCATCCAGAGCTTGAACGTAAACTTGACTTAAACGGTCGTACGGTAGTATTCGAAATACGTTGGAATGCAATTGCAAATCGCAGTTTACCACAAGCAAAAGCAGTTTCTCGTTACCCTTCGAATCGTAGAGATATCGCTGTAGTTGTTCCGAATGATGTTGCTGCAGAAGATGTTTTAGCCGAATGTAAGAAAGTTGGCGGAAATCAAATAGTTGGCATAAACTTATTTGACGTGTATTGTGGTAAGGGAGTAGCAGAGGGTTATAAAAGCCTCGCTATTAGCATAATCTTGCAGGATATCGAGCATACACTGGAAGAAGATGAGATTGCTGCAACAGTGAGTAGCTGTGTCGCAGCATTGAAACAGCGATTCCAAGCATCCTTGAGGGACTAG